One Pieris napi chromosome Z, ilPieNapi1.2, whole genome shotgun sequence DNA window includes the following coding sequences:
- the LOC125062717 gene encoding uncharacterized protein LOC125062717, whose amino-acid sequence MEDVYTIKVKTKPDPRNLYPSERRYSASTVSGFAWVHIVLAITLLILTSLTLIIPNENSEFTNISNFKNSTNNDNSYLLVMAPSLVSIFALTAGLTAILSSVKWYIDKNIALFFIASVVAFLSCLLAICLIITWGLTNNGEREVFVLKHTDILNKNETHLVINRNVTEEQTKLFTNNVLFVNILIATILELILSILSIKISYKGMKNTYNVEDKRGDCVQVVTKIKGTQGRKFHPKLNRIFLAHNKNGFYLKNEKAKTPETSSELYKERMMDFLNESFEGSSNPEQSSEQSETAVKPGTPNKRITPLSWGDSPDHSVYNQNTVNFERVFKFHNDKTDNKE is encoded by the coding sequence ATGGAAGACGTGTATACAATAAAAGTGAAAACGAAACCAGATCCAAGGAACTTGTATCCATCGGAACGTCGGTATTCTGCGTCGACCGTGTCTGGCTTTGCTTGGGTTCACATTGTTCTGGCGATAACATTACTAATATTAACAAGCCTAACATTAATCATACCAAACGAAAATTCAGAATTTACTAACATATCTAACTTCAAGAATTCCACAAACAACGATAATTCATATCTGTTAGTGATGGCGCCAAGTTTAGTGTCAATATTCGCGTTGACAGCTGGTTTGACTGCAATTTTGTCTTCTGTGAAGTGGtacattgataaaaatatagcaTTGTTTTTCATAGCGTCTGTTGTTGCGTTTTTATCGTGTTTATTAGCCATTTGTTTGATTATAACATGGGGATTAACTAATAATGGCGAGAGAGAAGTCTTTGTGTTAAAACACACCGATATACTCAATAAGAATGAGACCCACTTGGTAATTAATCGAAATGTTACCGAAGAACAAACTaaattgtttacaaataatgttttgtttgtgAATATTTTGATTGCTACGATATTAGAGTTGATCTTGTCgattttaagtataaaaatctCATATAAAGGTATGAAAAACACGTATAATGTTGAGGATAAACGCGGAGATTGTGTCCAAGTCGTGACAAAGATAAAAGGAACACAGGGAAGAAAATTTCACCCCAAACTTAATAGGATTTTTCTTGCCcataataaaaatggtttttatttGAAGAATGAAAAAGCGAAAACTCCAGAGACAAGTTCCGAGTTGTATAAAGAACGAATGATGGATTTTTTGAATGAGTCCTTTGAAGGGTCATCAAACCCGGAACAATCCAGTGAGCAATCAGAAACAGCCGTAAAACCCGGGACCCCCAATAAACGAATAACACCACTAAGTTGGGGAGATTCACCAGATCATAGTGTGTATAATCAAAATACAGTGAATTTTGAAAGAGTTTTCAAGTTTCACAATGATAAGACTGATAATAAAGAGTGA
- the LOC125062674 gene encoding cyclin-dependent kinase 6 isoform X1 yields MSGPSASNIPNMASINDVSALFQTAKKYEELNVIGTGAYGTVYKARDLHNGGQIVAMKKVKVALTEDGIPLSTLREIALLRQLEAYRHPNIVRLLDVCHGGQSLERESQLVLFLVFEHVEQDLESYLKKAPGPLGNNRIRSMSYDILSGTDFLHSHRIVHRDLKPHNLLVTSSGRVKLADFGLAKTYDTDMKLTSVVVTLWYRPPEVLLGISYNTAVDVWSCACVLAQLHTRSPLLPGTCDSDQLHCIFKLIGRPPKHEWPDNVSIMADSFPDYPPMDLAIVLPRIHLQALDLIQRMLVFDPAKRLTALDCLEHPYFTDEPLA; encoded by the exons ATGTCTGGACCAAGTGCCAGTAATATACCAAATATGGCATCAATTAATGATGTCAGTGCTTTATTTCAAACAGCTAAAAAGTATGAAGAATTAAATGTAATCGGCACAG GTGCATATGGAACAGTATACAAGGCACGTGATCTTCACAACGGTGGTCAAATAGTTGCTATGAAGAAAGTTAAAGTTGCATTAACCGAAGACGGAATACCACTATCAACGTTAAGAGAGATTGCGCTATTGAGACAATTGGAGGCTTATCGACATCCTAATATTGTCAG GTTACTCGACGTCTGCCATGGTGGTCAGTCGTTGGAACGTGAGAGTCAGCTGGTACTGTTCCTGGTTTTTGAACATGTTGAGCAGGATTTGGAGTCGTATTTGAAGAAAGCACCTGGACCACTCGGGAATAATAGGATTAGG AGCATGTCTTATGATATACTGTCAGGGACGGACTTCCTGCATTCGCATCGCATCGTCCATCGGGATCTGAAGCCCCACAATCTTCTGGTGACGTCATCAGGTCGTGTCAAGCTCGCGGATTTTGGTCTAGCTAAGACGTACGACACGGATATGAAGCTTACTAGCGTG GTGGTCACACTGTGGTATAGGCCGCCGGAAGTGCTTTTAGGTATTTCGTATAATACGGCTGTAGATGTGTGGTCATGCGCGTGTGTCCTCGCGCAATTGCACACGCGGTCGCCTTTGTTACCTGGAACGTGTGATTCGGATCAATTGCATTGCATTTTCAA aTTAATAGGCCGGCCGCCTAAACACGAATGGCCGGATAATGTGTCAATAATGGCTGATAGTTTTCCCGACTACCCTCCCATGGACTTAGCCATTGTGTTACCTAGGATACACTTGCAGGCTCTAGATCTTATTCAG AGAATGCTTGTCTTCGACCCCGCGAAGCGGCTAACAGCACTGGACTGCTTGGAACATCCCTACTTCACTGATGAGCCACTCGCCTAA
- the LOC125062674 gene encoding cyclin-dependent kinase 6 isoform X2 gives MKKVKVALTEDGIPLSTLREIALLRQLEAYRHPNIVRLLDVCHGGQSLERESQLVLFLVFEHVEQDLESYLKKAPGPLGNNRIRSMSYDILSGTDFLHSHRIVHRDLKPHNLLVTSSGRVKLADFGLAKTYDTDMKLTSVVVTLWYRPPEVLLGISYNTAVDVWSCACVLAQLHTRSPLLPGTCDSDQLHCIFKLIGRPPKHEWPDNVSIMADSFPDYPPMDLAIVLPRIHLQALDLIQRMLVFDPAKRLTALDCLEHPYFTDEPLA, from the exons ATGAAGAAAGTTAAAGTTGCATTAACCGAAGACGGAATACCACTATCAACGTTAAGAGAGATTGCGCTATTGAGACAATTGGAGGCTTATCGACATCCTAATATTGTCAG GTTACTCGACGTCTGCCATGGTGGTCAGTCGTTGGAACGTGAGAGTCAGCTGGTACTGTTCCTGGTTTTTGAACATGTTGAGCAGGATTTGGAGTCGTATTTGAAGAAAGCACCTGGACCACTCGGGAATAATAGGATTAGG AGCATGTCTTATGATATACTGTCAGGGACGGACTTCCTGCATTCGCATCGCATCGTCCATCGGGATCTGAAGCCCCACAATCTTCTGGTGACGTCATCAGGTCGTGTCAAGCTCGCGGATTTTGGTCTAGCTAAGACGTACGACACGGATATGAAGCTTACTAGCGTG GTGGTCACACTGTGGTATAGGCCGCCGGAAGTGCTTTTAGGTATTTCGTATAATACGGCTGTAGATGTGTGGTCATGCGCGTGTGTCCTCGCGCAATTGCACACGCGGTCGCCTTTGTTACCTGGAACGTGTGATTCGGATCAATTGCATTGCATTTTCAA aTTAATAGGCCGGCCGCCTAAACACGAATGGCCGGATAATGTGTCAATAATGGCTGATAGTTTTCCCGACTACCCTCCCATGGACTTAGCCATTGTGTTACCTAGGATACACTTGCAGGCTCTAGATCTTATTCAG AGAATGCTTGTCTTCGACCCCGCGAAGCGGCTAACAGCACTGGACTGCTTGGAACATCCCTACTTCACTGATGAGCCACTCGCCTAA